One segment of Deinococcus metalli DNA contains the following:
- a CDS encoding SMI1/KNR4 family protein — MSDWQRLTTTSDKVALRASVTDMDLQDLRKCAGLQLPQKYEDFLRYSDGLDVYSSIVFSTKDAIVKNSRPITQDWDELYMPVAGLFFFGEDADGDLFFFRRLKRCVDRSVYVWRHEDDSRIQIAFSLAAFLEQYLSGDYDAWNL, encoded by the coding sequence GTGAGTGACTGGCAGAGACTGACGACAACATCGGACAAGGTGGCTCTGAGAGCATCTGTCACTGATATGGATTTGCAGGATCTCCGCAAATGCGCCGGCCTTCAACTTCCCCAGAAGTACGAGGACTTCCTGCGCTATTCGGATGGACTTGATGTGTATTCATCCATTGTCTTCTCGACAAAAGACGCAATCGTCAAAAATTCTCGACCCATCACTCAGGATTGGGACGAGCTGTACATGCCTGTCGCAGGACTATTTTTCTTTGGGGAAGATGCCGACGGCGACCTATTCTTCTTCAGGCGCTTAAAGCGCTGTGTTGATCGGAGCGTGTACGTGTGGCGACACGAAGATGATAGCCGAATCCAGATCGCCTTCTCGCTTGCGGCCTTCCTCGAACAATATCTATCCGGCGATTATGATGCCTGGAATCTATAA
- a CDS encoding alpha/beta hydrolase family protein produces MTTPLDRLRTIRKRRALAWAGAAYAGLVLAGALIGAEITLRSKTRWVKGVFVPVGRRGNDVFLPASVETLSRGPLGVVPLRPNRGHAVLGRHQMAGTVVKRPILQQRGTLPNGALAWVSTYLYNGTPAQLGVAYSDEVVRTPVGDMPAWHIPPMHGEPDAVAIVIHGHGGQRAQALRMLPALLRSGVGSLYVTFRNAFGAPQVGKGYLTLGDVEAEDVLAALHWAQEAGYRRAVLYGFSMGGNIALSVLRAQFRPYPIPVVGVLLDSPALDWRATIRWNAQRFGLPKPVARHVGAFTQWVVTRRSGQDFDTVDQIQAAPTFDVPILLWHGTRDRTIPIDQAEALAAARPDLVEYHRVEGAKHIRTWNIDPKGYDAQLEAFIGKVVPGVQRE; encoded by the coding sequence ATGACCACCCCACTGGATCGCCTCCGCACCATCCGTAAACGCCGCGCCCTGGCGTGGGCGGGTGCGGCCTACGCCGGGCTGGTGCTGGCCGGCGCGCTGATCGGCGCGGAGATCACCCTGCGGAGCAAGACGCGCTGGGTCAAGGGCGTGTTCGTGCCCGTCGGTCGGCGCGGGAACGACGTGTTCCTGCCGGCCAGCGTCGAGACCCTGTCGCGCGGGCCGCTGGGCGTGGTGCCGTTGCGGCCCAACCGGGGGCACGCGGTGCTGGGCCGGCACCAGATGGCCGGCACCGTCGTGAAGCGGCCGATCCTGCAACAGCGGGGCACGCTGCCGAACGGCGCGCTCGCGTGGGTGTCCACGTACCTGTACAACGGCACGCCCGCGCAACTCGGCGTGGCGTACTCGGACGAGGTCGTCCGCACCCCCGTGGGCGACATGCCCGCATGGCACATCCCGCCCATGCACGGCGAGCCGGACGCCGTCGCCATCGTGATCCACGGGCACGGTGGGCAGCGGGCGCAGGCGCTGCGGATGCTGCCAGCGCTCCTGCGCTCCGGCGTCGGCTCGCTGTATGTCACGTTCCGCAACGCTTTCGGCGCCCCGCAGGTCGGCAAGGGTTACCTGACCCTGGGCGATGTGGAGGCCGAGGACGTCCTGGCCGCGCTGCACTGGGCGCAGGAGGCCGGGTACAGGCGCGCCGTGCTGTACGGCTTCTCCATGGGCGGCAACATCGCCCTGAGCGTTCTGCGCGCCCAGTTCCGCCCGTATCCGATCCCGGTGGTCGGAGTGCTGCTCGACTCGCCCGCGCTGGACTGGCGGGCCACCATCCGCTGGAACGCCCAGCGCTTCGGCCTCCCAAAACCCGTCGCGCGGCACGTCGGCGCGTTCACGCAGTGGGTCGTCACGCGGCGCAGCGGGCAGGACTTCGACACCGTGGATCAGATTCAGGCCGCGCCCACCTTCGACGTGCCGATCCTGCTGTGGCACGGCACCCGCGACCGCACCATCCCTATCGATCAGGCTGAAGCGCTGGCCGCCGCCCGCCCCGATCTGGTCGAGTACCACCGCGTGGAGGGCGCCAAGCACATCCGCACGTGGAACATCGACCCGAAGGGCTACGACGCGCAACTGGAGGCGTTCATCGGGAAGGTAGTGCCGGGGGTGCAGCGTGAGTGA
- a CDS encoding 3-hydroxyacyl-CoA dehydrogenase/enoyl-CoA hydratase family protein, whose translation MKIQKAAVIGAGVMGAAIAAQLANAGIPVLLLDIVLPDQQDRNFLAKGGIQRALKARPAAFMDPARAALITPGNLEDDLKKLKDADWIVEAIIEKLDAKRDLWARVETVAKKTAIISSNSSGIPMHLQIQGRGEDFRRRFVGAHFFNPPRYLHLLEVIPTPSTDPEIVKTFSEFAQTTLGKGVVVANDVPGFVANRIGVYGIVRAMQHMDRAGLTPAQVDQLTGPVLGRANSATFRTADLSGLDIIYHVANDLGRATPDDEDFTLTPAFRTLVEEKKMLGDKTGSGFYKKTKGADGKTKILNLNLETFEYEDQGKVKVAAVDAVKGRPLAERVKALYAAEGPEGDFLRGVMNDGFWYAAKMAGNVSDRLQDIDNALKWGFGWEQGPFETMDTLGVQGVIRNLEAEGRTLPPLLAAMKDSGRDAFYHGGETVTPAGEPTPYHAPYFILADLKKDATTVVKKRAGASVLDLGDGVLLVEWHAKMNALGEDQLRAVQDAHKLVQDLGYAGLVLGNQGENFSAGANLPLILAQAQAEEWDELDDMIKQFQQVTTSLRFSPHPTVAAPFGLTLGGGAEFTLHADHVVASAELYMGLVEVGVGLIPGGGGTKEMLLRFTDQQQPGQQLGAALLPAVQRAFELIGTAKVSTSALEARNLGFLRDTDTVAMNKNHVLQDAKRQVLALAPGYVQPTPRQDIPVMGDAAIAAIKSALYGMHQGGYVTDYDLVVSEQLARVLSGGTGNNRTAKVSEQHLLDLEREAFLTLLGKKGTQQRIDHMLKTGKPLRN comes from the coding sequence ATGAAGATCCAGAAAGCAGCCGTGATCGGTGCCGGCGTCATGGGCGCCGCCATCGCCGCGCAACTCGCCAACGCGGGCATCCCCGTGCTCCTCCTCGACATCGTGCTGCCGGACCAGCAGGACCGGAACTTCCTGGCGAAGGGTGGCATCCAGCGTGCCCTGAAGGCCCGGCCCGCCGCCTTCATGGACCCGGCCCGCGCCGCCCTGATCACGCCCGGCAACCTCGAAGACGACCTGAAAAAACTCAAGGACGCCGACTGGATCGTCGAGGCGATCATCGAGAAGCTGGACGCCAAACGCGATCTGTGGGCGCGCGTCGAGACAGTCGCCAAGAAGACCGCGATCATCTCCAGCAACTCCAGCGGTATCCCCATGCACCTCCAGATCCAGGGCCGCGGCGAGGACTTCCGGCGGCGTTTCGTGGGCGCGCACTTCTTCAACCCGCCGCGCTACCTGCACCTGCTGGAGGTCATTCCCACGCCCAGCACCGACCCCGAGATCGTGAAGACCTTCAGCGAGTTCGCGCAGACCACGCTCGGCAAGGGCGTCGTGGTCGCCAACGACGTGCCGGGCTTCGTCGCCAACCGCATCGGCGTGTACGGGATCGTCCGCGCCATGCAGCACATGGACAGGGCCGGCCTGACGCCCGCGCAGGTGGACCAGCTCACCGGCCCCGTGCTGGGCCGCGCGAACTCCGCGACCTTCCGCACCGCCGACCTGTCCGGGCTGGACATCATCTATCACGTGGCGAACGACCTCGGCCGGGCCACACCGGACGACGAGGACTTCACCCTCACGCCCGCCTTCCGCACGCTGGTAGAGGAGAAGAAGATGCTGGGCGACAAGACCGGCAGCGGCTTCTACAAGAAGACCAAGGGCGCGGATGGCAAGACGAAGATTCTCAACCTGAACCTGGAGACCTTCGAGTACGAGGACCAGGGCAAGGTGAAGGTCGCCGCCGTGGACGCCGTGAAGGGCCGCCCCCTGGCCGAGCGCGTCAAGGCCCTGTACGCCGCCGAAGGTCCGGAAGGCGACTTCCTGCGCGGCGTGATGAACGACGGCTTCTGGTACGCCGCGAAGATGGCCGGGAACGTGTCGGACCGTCTCCAGGACATCGACAATGCCCTGAAATGGGGCTTCGGCTGGGAGCAGGGCCCCTTCGAGACGATGGACACGCTCGGCGTGCAGGGTGTCATCCGGAATCTGGAAGCGGAGGGGCGGACCCTGCCCCCGCTGCTGGCGGCCATGAAGGACAGCGGCCGGGACGCCTTCTACCACGGCGGCGAGACCGTCACGCCCGCCGGCGAGCCCACGCCGTACCACGCGCCGTACTTTATCCTCGCGGACCTCAAGAAGGACGCCACGACGGTCGTGAAGAAACGCGCCGGGGCCAGCGTGCTCGACCTGGGCGACGGCGTGCTGCTGGTCGAATGGCACGCCAAGATGAACGCCCTGGGTGAAGACCAGCTCCGCGCTGTGCAGGACGCGCACAAGCTGGTGCAGGACCTGGGCTACGCGGGCCTGGTGCTCGGCAACCAGGGCGAGAACTTCAGCGCGGGCGCGAACCTCCCCCTGATCCTCGCGCAGGCGCAGGCCGAGGAATGGGATGAGCTGGACGACATGATCAAGCAGTTCCAGCAGGTCACCACCAGCCTGCGCTTCAGCCCCCACCCCACCGTCGCCGCGCCGTTCGGCCTGACGCTCGGCGGCGGCGCTGAATTCACCCTGCACGCCGACCACGTGGTCGCCAGCGCGGAGCTGTACATGGGCCTCGTCGAGGTCGGCGTGGGCCTGATCCCCGGCGGCGGCGGAACCAAGGAGATGCTGCTGCGCTTCACCGACCAGCAGCAGCCCGGCCAGCAGCTCGGCGCGGCCCTGCTGCCCGCCGTGCAGCGCGCCTTTGAACTCATCGGCACCGCGAAGGTCAGCACCAGTGCGCTGGAGGCGCGGAACCTGGGCTTCCTGCGTGACACCGACACCGTCGCCATGAACAAGAACCACGTGCTGCAGGACGCCAAGCGGCAGGTGCTGGCCCTGGCCCCCGGCTACGTGCAGCCCACGCCGCGCCAGGACATCCCCGTCATGGGAGACGCCGCCATCGCCGCGATCAAGAGCGCTCTGTACGGCATGCACCAGGGCGGCTACGTCACCGACTACGACCTCGTCGTCTCCGAGCAGCTCGCCCGTGTGCTGTCCGGCGGGACCGGCAACAACCGCACGGCGAAGGTGTCGGAGCAGCACCTCCTCGACCTCGAACGCGAGGCCTTCCTGACCCTGCTGGGCAAGAAGGGTACGCAGCAGCGCATCGACCACATGCTCAAGACCGGCAAACCGCTGCGCAACTGA